The sequence TATCCTAGGTGGCAGTTTGTGGAATTCTGGGGATCCCCATTGCATTTTCATGAAGAATAatacatcctttttatttttcgaaaataaaaataaaatctagacttttattttttaaagacgAATAAAAGTCCGGCCCTACAACTATGCAgctcatccaaatgaaacgaattttttaccATCTGATTCTCCTAAATATCTGCGTTTAAAATCTGTAGGAATACTTCAAAATTATGTTATCAATAATAGAAATTCAACATCGAAAAACCATAGGCCACTCTCATATACCTTTCACTATACtgggacgaatattagcatcactaagctgctactgaataaatgcacaacaacaataaaccagccactcttatgtagaaggcgacgaagagatatctcatctcacacatacatgtagtcatcagccgaagtagttgctcacacatacacacgcatatggctacaaactacaaatatatgtacatgtatatggctgataaccaagcatgaagttcgcgaaattactagaccttaggagaaatgggtgaacgaggaaactgagagtataaaagcagcgcaagctgagtaatcagtaatcagtttgatttactatcacgctatcagttgcgaagtgaagtataattgtgaaatttaattgtactactcccaaagtagtctaataaagaccattttgcaatacaaaatattggagttatttattcaacagtttagcgattcgaacgttagcagaaggtttcaaataagctgaatttcccaaaattcattacaatacttATACCTTTCCATAGTAAACTTGGATCTGTTTTTTCGCCATAAAATTTGATTCAATTGAGATATTGCGTTGAAGTTTGATTTAACGCCCAAAAAGTgttgtgtataaaaaaaaaatcttttaatttGGACGAACCGGACttttattctgtccttaaaaCATAAAAGTCgtgacttataaaataaaagtcggAATTTAATTTCTTtcagactaaaaaatttaaagtttggaAATAAAGTTTTCTGAAGGACCTACATCATAAAAGGAAAAACAGTTTGGTAACTGTTTTAAACAGATAAGCTAATTGTAAACATGTTCTGAAAAGCTACGTACTTAGTTGTATAGATTTAGAACATTATAACCCCCGATCGGTTCTAGTTCTAACTACAGCTCACATAAAAAAGATATGCAATTGTTACTGTAAATTCTCATGTTTTTGTagtagggacgcaacaaattaaatagggttgCACTGAAATGGCAGCCCTTGGTCGGTAAAAAatatcccgagtcgctccggagTAAAGGTACTTCACTTTTTTTCGAATAAGTAATCCAAGGATGAGTGAGCAGTTTACTACTAAATTGTCTACCCAGGTTTATAAGCAGACAAGATATCGTAGACTTGTCCCCATTCACCGTCACTCTTTTTTTTACTGAAATCATGGCTTGATATTAAAATTATCAAGCGACTAATCGGCAGCtggtatacaaaatttcatttaaaaaaagtagCTAGGTATGACAGTCTAAACTCTTACATTTCAACAAGCTCTACTTTAACGCCCCACGGATCAGTTGCCTCATCCAAAATAAGTTCAATAGCTTCGGATATGGCATCCTTGTCAGCCAACAGCTCCATCAACATTTTTGTACCAGCAACATTTCGAAGGGTTGTCTGTACTAACAACATAGTGGATGGGCCAACTTTTGCCACTTGTATAACTGCTCTCAATGGATCATGTATTCTATAGTAGATAACGGCATCCAACGTGACTGTTACAGAATCTTTTGTAAGTACTTCTTGTGGTGGTACATCGAAAGCCACAGTTCGGAGGTCAACACTAGTGAGATCATCTATACAAGGTAATATGAAAAATATACCTGGACCACGTGGACCGCCTTTCCTATATGGGAATGAAGTTTTCATTTTAGTGCGTCTTTGACGTTCTTTACATTTTTGTTAGTTACCTTAAACGCCCCAATCGAAAGACAACTGCTCTCTTATATTCCACCATCACCACCAAACAAACGTATAAAGAAAGTGGAAAGAATACTAGGAACAAAAGGAACGAGCAGACAAAGGCAACTTTTTCAATTAACGAATTATTTTGATTCTCGCCTTTAAACAATTTGGGATTAAAAATAagcgtatatacatacatatatcgttgcCATGTACAATAAATACATACTTGTCTCAACAGGACGGCTTCCAGGTGCATGACCATGAGGTCCATGCGGAGAATTCATTACGAATAATTTAGAAAACAATTATAATATTCACGTATAAACAAACTTTTAATTTTAACTGTCAAATAACAATTTCATCATTAAGGTGTGTACGATGAACTCAAgtgacccccagcgggttagggggttagaatatacccgcggtaggtatgcctgtcttaagaggcggctaaaataccaaattcaaggggttgtgtagcgcaaccttttcagattgccagcgcaatatatagcttctccaaacccaattgtcaacctcaccttcgaacagcgaatcctatttcactaacagacgaggctctggcgaccccaagctccccatggaacttggcggtggggagggagggatggcctgaaggtttaatgtggccatataaatcgttcccgagatggtcgggctagcaacttaatggagctgtgttaccggagcgtaccggatctgtatccggcaaaggaccatcacatcgataacactccccaaagccttcggggagcaaccttatcgctacaacaacaacaacaacatgaactcAAGTGTACGATGCACCAACCAATCTATTTGGCTTCTTGGATCACTGCACCGAGAGGAAAGCAGATATCTTCATATTCAACAGTGTCATACCTacatgacactactttatttccTTGTATTTTTCCTGTGTTTTCCCTTTAATTTTTGtgccctccctcctaatacgaCTTCAGTGCTttataaatactgtaacgaattttgggaaattccgcttatttgaaatcttctgctaacgttcgaatcgctaaactgttgaataaatcactccaacattcggtattgcaaactggtctttatttaaattactttgagagtagtacttcacaaccaactaatcgttattactcagcttgcgctgcttttatactctcgggttCCTCGTTCATCCAGTTCTCAGGTTATATTTCGTTACGTTCTTTGGACATTCGgtagttttttctttattttttctgacagaTGTAGTtattagtttgaaaattttgtgtacaaataCACAACCATTATGTAGGTACAACatttttgtgaaatatttgcAAAAGGAATTGAAACCTTTCATGGTGTTGCCTCTCAAACATTTTTGGGGCCTTcataatttaaaaatcaaaaatgaatCCCAAATATGTGAAGAATTTGAGTCCCAGAAATATGATCATTCGGAATTCCTTTataagtatttttgttgttgtgttaacagtgattCGCCGCATTCAATTTGCATGACCACTCACTGTCATCAAAGTCatccaacgggagtccaaggaaactggcaatttcaacaggggcggaccatagggagattggtgttagaggggtaggttccacattaaaattgaaaagatggttggtgtcatgtggtgacatataaaatatttcttttaaattaaatttgaataaatTCATAGTTTGTAACGTATCATGCTCTTTACAttgtaaacattttaaacattttgtgaCTACAAAACTGTTTCCGCAGTGTGCCCCTGCTGATGTGTCGGCCCTCTATGTATCTCCCAATAGTGCTGACGCCAAAGACGGTATGATCtaatccccagcgggttagggggcttagaatatatccgcggcaggcatgcctgtcgtaaaaggcgattaaataccaaattgattcaaggaattgtgtagcgcaattctgtcaaggggttgccagcgcaatatatagcttctccaacccaattctcaatctcacctacccgtggcgaatcttgtttctttaacagccgatgctctggcgacccaaagttcctcatggatctaggaggtgggagagcgggatggcctagaaggtttcacgtggtcataccaaatcattcccgagatggtcgggctagtcctttaatgctgcttgttaccggaactactggatctgtatccggcaaaaggactatcgatgcttagcattgcgggagccctgaaaacaaccccgacggctgcactgtatgccattctgcacattccacctgtagacctggtagcaaagaacaaagcattaatgaccgcaaccaggctcggtgcttcggggcagcttgagcgccgaccatatggccatagtagtatagcgtcatcaatcacaagacgaaccgACTACCTGatcatgatgcaattacaaggtgactgacgttggcagcttctctttctaatccgccatcttgaactcccactatgaaattcaatttgcctctttgcgaaaCTAATTTCTCATTCAGAGGAAAAATCGTAGTAAAATCCACGCAAATAAATTTTCCTGGAAAATTCCTTCCCAAAGTACTCCTTCTTCAGCCTGTCGCAACATAGTCGGAAGACGAAACTATCGCTTTGCCAATATTTCAGATGTTGCAAAATTTAATTGCCAATTTATTGGGTGGGATATCGTCCTAGAGGCTATATTTTTATTTGGCCAGGTACACCTTTGATAACCCTCGCGTTCGGCAAGTGTGGTGTTATATACAAGTAGAAGGGTGTTATATAGTGGCAGAGGagtgcttgtatgtatgtgcattgCAAGCGTTTGTACAATGCAATATGCTTCGTCGGTAGTGCGTAGATTAATGTTATAACGAACTACCCCCGGGTCCCACACCAAATTTAAGCTTATCTACTTCCATCTGGGAGCAATAGTGTTAGATTACACAATAGAAAACGGCAAGGATACTTCCTcttttaaagcctgggaaaccaggtaACGAAGGTGAGTTGTATCTACCGAAATCACTCCTTTCGCTAGTAGGGGAGCATAAATTACGGACTGAACCAGGAAAACCCCAttataggacggtgctcgtgtcCATCCACGATTCTGTTTTActgatttctacatatcaaagctccttTTCACACCAGGAGTTACCATTATTTCCTACGCCggtgactgcacgataatgacaACAGGACTTGGCCCTCCAAAAAACGAGTTAGTTTATAGAATAAATCGCTATCTCCCCTCCCCTGTATTTCTGGTTTCTTCGCTTCGCGCGACCTGGCACTATCACAGACCATAT is a genomic window of Eurosta solidaginis isolate ZX-2024a chromosome 4, ASM4086904v1, whole genome shotgun sequence containing:
- the LOC137249231 gene encoding stomatin-4-like; protein product: MVEYKRAVVFRLGRLRKGGPRGPGIFFILPCIDDLTSVDLRTVAFDVPPQEVLTKDSVTVTLDAVIYYRIHDPLRAVIQVAKVGPSTMLLVQTTLRNVAGTKMLMELLADKDAISEAIELILDEATDPWGVKVELVEIKDVRLPRSLQRAMAAEAEASREAKAKIVAAEGEFSASKTLKEASDIIGMNPIALQLRYLQTMNTIAAEHNTTIIFPFPIELMDV